ACGTACGTCACTGCGTTTACTTCTTGTtaattttaatcacaatttttaaatcaaaggcatagattataaataaaattaaaattcacagACGACTTTGACAGACAGCATGATCCATGAACACTTCAATTCTTTGTTGATTTTGTGCAAACTAATCGTAAATTATTTGTACTTGCCTCTGTCTATGTGATATGCATTGACGTCTCCCTACccatttctatatataaaattattttcatcatcCTATTGGAATTAATTGGTGATCCTTGCCTTAGTACCCATTTCCGTACGGTTAAATAcgtactaataatattaatctTCTTATGATTAAAACTGTTGTGCAGTCACATTAGTTGGTGTTATGCATCCATCGTGGAATAATTTATCCTGTGTGTACTTGTTTGCTGCTATTAATTGAGTGAATTCCCAAATTTGTCCTTTACAGTGTGAGACTTTAATTCTCAGaagtagtaaaattaaaaaaaaaaatcttgaaaaaGAATTTGTTATTCTCGttagttcaaaatttaaaatatttatggacttcaataataagaatttaattgcAATGCATacatataaagtttttttttacactgtGAACCAATTATTATTCATGATATGTATAACTTTTAAGATAGTTAGAATAAGACTCAAACTTTTAATGTGTAAAAgatctttaataatattaagatGCTTTCTGGTAGGAATGTTCATCCGTCTGGATTTACCAGTAAGTCATCTGACTCAATCATATTAtaggttgaattttttttaagtgtttaatcAAACtcaatctaatttaattaagattcaattataaaaaaattgaataataagtTCTATGTTTTGAAGTTGACCcaattcatataaataaatataaaatacattaatttttaactcacatattttattaaattaaattactcataacttttttttttattttttaagttgttatttttatttttgtatcgattttatttatattttttcatactaatataataatttatttctatctaaaataaaaatatcgtattaacatcaaaatcatcaattctattaattaaatattgtcACAATTTAGACtcttttaaatgtatttaatcattatatacttataaaattttaatttaaaaaattattgtttaaaaaatactaaataaaaaatattttgcaaatATTCTGAGATTAACTTAACTTGTTTGTGATAAGTTGGTTTAGTTaagtttataaaacaaaaaataaacaaaccgAATCCTACTTAACtcgttaaattttaatcaaattaaactaTGAATTTAACCAAATCTGATCGAATGTGATCCATCAACATCCCTATTATTATTGGGGGACTAAAGCAACAACAAGTAATTAAGTTAAGGAATTAAGATGATTGCATATAGAGTTGCTTTGAATTTCTTACTTTTAGACACTACTAATGTAAGAATGCTCTATAATTTCAGGACTATAATAATAGTTTGCCCACTATTAAATTCTTGAATGAAAACAAGGCGATTGTAACGTCTATATAAAGCAAATTACAAGTACAAGTGAGAAGTGTCCTTTAGTCTGTGAAAGAGACAACTACAACAATGGCCACTTCACTAACCCTATTCAAAACaatctttgttttcttaattatcTTCACTCTCCTCACACCCCAAGCCACGGCTGATTGTGAAGCCGAATCCAGAAACAGttgcaacaacaaaaagaaAGCCCTACCTCTAAAAATCATAGCCATATTCACCATCTTAGCCTCAAGCATAATTGGCATATCCCTACCCTTGGTGACACGTTCGGTCCCTGCCCTAAGCCCGGAAAACAACCTCTTCATAATAGTGAAGTGCTTCGCAGCCGGCATCATCCTCGGCACGGGGTTCATGCACGTGCTCCCGGATTCCTTCGACATGCTTTGGTCGGATTGCTTGAAGGAGAAGCCGTGGCACGAGTTTCCGTTTTCGGGTCTCGCCGCTATGTTCTCCGCCATAATCACGATGATGGTGGACTCCTTGTCCACTAGTATTTACACCAAGAAGTATAGGACTACTGAGGTTGTTCCTGGTGAGAGCAACCGTGCAGGTGGTGGGGACCAATTGGAGATGGCTGCTGTTAACTTGGGGCATTTCCATGGCCACCACCATGCTCATGAGACCAAGATTGAGGGCAAAGAAGCACAGCTTCTACGTTATCGTGTTGTTGCCATGGTAAGATACTGTTTGGCTCTTgcaaattaaatacattttcgTTACCGACTAGTGTACTGTTTATCCCAAAATTAATTGTTGGGGTCTATccagaaaaattattatatggtaAGTAGTGTGGAATCATTATCAGACCATGCTCCCATCAATCTCCATATAACATTATATGGTCTAGTTTTTTAATTGGTGTGAAACAATTAggagtaaataattaatttaatccatgaaattatatttcattGTCATTCTAATCTCTAACATCTTTTAGGtctagaatttttttaagtctctaaaattaactattttttttcatgttgatCTTTAGGCCATGGATTGaagtgataataataatatagattTTAGGATTTATTTGAGACTTTTTAGTCTTATAGATTAATGTGACAACGAGATataattttaaggattaaattgatcatttatttaaagataaataagaTTTGATTATGTTACACGAAAATTACTCAGGATTATAATAATCTTGAATCATATAACAATTCTTCAAAGCTTGTTAATTGGccaatgattaattttaaatatttatctaataCTTTAAAAtggatttattatatttttactactccctaattttttttattgattttagtcttttattttttttccatcaagaattaaaaataaagataaaaaggtTAAGGgatgaaaaaaagtaaaaaatttgaCCAATAGACAAAATATTCAagacctaaaaataaaaattttacaaaatttaaggactaaaaagatgaaaaatatttttaaaattttacattgcCACATCCAATTACCAAATTATTGTGTCCTTACACTCTTCTTTCTTTGAGGGTTATAGTGAATTTTCAACTTGTACATCTCTAACACCCCCACACATGTAGAAATTATTATATGCTCTTAGATTATCATGTCTTGACTAATTTTTTCATGacatataattgaaaattttaattttaaaaaactaattatatacACAAAGAttagttgaaacttgaaactatAATAaccttaaatcatttaataatttctccCATATACCTCCATTTTAACATGAAATGTGTGACGGTTAAGTTTTCGTGgataatttaatattctaagaaaattaatgatgttggaaatgcaggTATTAGAACTTGGAATTATTGTTCATTCAGTGGTGATAGGACTTGGCATGGGAGCCTCAAATAACACGTGCGCAATAAGAGGTCTTATAGCCGCCATGTGCTTCCATCAAATGTTTGAAGGAATGGGTCTTGGTGGGTGCATTCTACAGGTAATAAGAGCACATTATTTCCCACCTCATTTAAGTTTCACATGATTATGcggttaaaattaataatttaatgatgATGAGTATAAAATAACTTTACGTTAGTATTTAATTACCAATTATTATTggtatgaatttataaaataactattataaaaattaataaatttatcacatataataatttgtaattgaatgTGATTGTAAGTGTAatacataacattttttttcctcactctaaaattaattaaccctttaatttttttgaataggCCGAGTACAAGTTTTTAAAGAAGGTCATCATGGTGGTCTTTTTCTCCGTCACAACCCCATTTGGAATTGCCCTAGGAATTGCAATGTCCACGACCTACAAAGAGAACAGCCCAAGTGCACTAATCACCGTGGGTTTGCTTAATGCATCATCTGCTGGTCTTTTAATCTACATGGCTTTGGTTGACCTTCTCTCTGCTGACTTCATGAGCCCAAGGTTGCAGGGTAGCATTAAGCTTCAATTAAAATCTTACGTAGCTGTGTTTTTGGGTGCTGGTGGCATGTCCCTTATGGCAAAATGGGCTTAATTTTCCCTTACGTGTGGTCTAAGCAATAATGTTGTCATAGAGCATCTTCAAAGTTGGCAATGTCAAGCTTTGATGTGTTCCATTTAAATAGGAAGTTTGACAGTGATGTGCTATATCCAGAAGACACAGTTTACGTTTACCGTTAAACCAAGTATTTTatgttggtaattttttt
This region of Glycine max cultivar Williams 82 chromosome 7, Glycine_max_v4.0, whole genome shotgun sequence genomic DNA includes:
- the IRT gene encoding probable zinc transporter 10-like precursor, translated to MATSLTLFKTIFVFLIIFTLLTPQATADCEAESRNSCNNKKKALPLKIIAIFTILASSIIGISLPLVTRSVPALSPENNLFIIVKCFAAGIILGTGFMHVLPDSFDMLWSDCLKEKPWHEFPFSGLAAMFSAIITMMVDSLSTSIYTKKYRTTEVVPGESNRAGGGDQLEMAAVNLGHFHGHHHAHETKIEGKEAQLLRYRVVAMVLELGIIVHSVVIGLGMGASNNTCAIRGLIAAMCFHQMFEGMGLGGCILQAEYKFLKKVIMVVFFSVTTPFGIALGIAMSTTYKENSPSALITVGLLNASSAGLLIYMALVDLLSADFMSPRLQGSIKLQLKSYVAVFLGAGGMSLMAKWA